A window of Mobiluncus massiliensis genomic DNA:
TAAGATTTTCTGCGGAGAGAACCTGCGGTGAGTTTAATAACCGAAATGCCTCCGGCTGTCCCCACCGCAAAATCGAGAGAACAAAAAGGAAGATTATTTTGGTAGATGTCAGTGTGGTCCCCGAGCAGAGAGCCTCGTGGTCAGGAAAACTAGGTTTCGTCCTCGCGGCAGCCGGTTCAGCGGTCGGACTGGGCACAATCTGGCGTTTCCCTTACCTGGCGGCGCACTACGGCGGGGGCACGTTTATCTTCGTGTTCTTTATCTTTATGCTGACCCTCGGCGTTTCACTGCTAATTTTGGAGATTTCACTAGGGCGAAAAACGGGCGAGTCCATCATTGCTGCCTTTGCTTCTTTCGGGAAAAAATACCGGTTCATCGGCGTGTTTATCGCCGCGGTTCCTTTCGTCATCGCCTCGTTTTACGGGGTGGTGGGCGGTTGGGTGACCCACTATATGTTCGCCTACGCGGCTGGCATGACAAAAGAGCTGGCTGACGGGGGCGAGAGCTTCGGGGCGTTTATCTCTGACGGTCCGCAGTCCGTGGCGTTCATGCTGCTGTTCGGAGCGATTTCGTTCATCATAGTAGCGCTGGGAGTCAACGGCGGGGTGGAACGGGCCAACCTGATTATGATGCCGGCGTTGATTCTGGTTTCGCTGTTGATTGGCATCTTTACTTTGACCCAGCCCGGCGCGCTGGAGGGCCTGAAATACTTCGTGGTCCCCGATTTTTCCAAGTTTTCACTAGAGCTGCTCATCGCCGCCCTGGGCCAAACGTTCTTTGGTTTGTCGCTGGCCGCGGCGACGATGGTTACTTACGGGTCTTACATGAAAAAGGACGTCTCCATTACGTCCTCGGCTTTCCAAACGACCACCACAACGCTGGGGATCAGCCTGTTAGCGGGGCTGATGATTATCCCCGCTACGTTCGCGACCCTGGGTTCCGCTGACGAGGTGGCCAAGAATTCGGGGCCGTCTCTGATGTTCTTGGTTATCCCGAAGGTGTTTGAAAAGTTTGGTGGCATCGCCACCGTCATCGGTTTCGTGTTTTTCCTGCTGGTCATGTTTGCGGCCCTGACCAGCATGATTTCCCTGGTGGAGGCCTGTGTGTCCATCTTGCAAGACACCTTGGAATGGAAACGGCGCAAGGCGCTGTTAGTCACCGTTATAGTGCTGAGCGCTACGGGAATCATCGTGACCCTGGGCTACAGTTCACTGTCCTTTATCCAGCCTCTCGGGGCCGGTTCGACCATACTGGACTTCCTGGACTTCCTGACCAGCTCGGTGATGATGCCTCTGGGCGGATTGCTGATGTGCCTGTTCTTTGGGTGGATACGCAAACCTGAAGTCCTCATCGACGAGGTGCGTGTCTCCGGGGACTTCAAGCACTCGCGGCTGTGGAGCGTGATGATTAAATACATCGCTCCTATCCTGCTGGTGGCGATCTTTATCACCAGCGTGCTGAAAACGTTTGGTGTTATCAGCTTCTAAATATAGTTTTGCCTCCGGCGAGTCACTCACCGGAGGCAAGAACTTTTACAGCTCCACGAGTTTGCGCCGCTGCAGCCGCAGGGTCACGTCGGCGTTGCGGGCCAGCTCTTTCGAGTGGGTTACCACGATGACGCACTTACCTTCCTCGTGAGCGGCCTTCTGGAGGATTTCGGTCACTCCCGCGGCGGTCGTTTCGTCCAGGTTGCCGGTCGGTTCGTCAGCCAAAATGACCGGCGCTTGTGACACCAGGGCGCGCCCGATGGCGACCCGCTGTTGCTGGCCGCCGGAAAGCAACAGGACGTTGCGTTTCGCTTCTTTCGCATCCAAGCCCAGCTTTTCCAACATGTCCGTGCTGGCTTTCGAGTTGACCAGGCGCAGGTTCTCTAGCGGGGTCAGGTAGTCGATGAGGTTGTAGTTTTGAAACACCAGGGAAATCTGGTGCTTGCGATGGTAGGAATAGCCCTTATTTGCGATGTCCTCCCCGTCGAAACGGACCGTGCCCGCGGTCGGGGCATCCAGCCCGGCTAACAAACTCAACATGGTGGATTTGCCGGCCCCGGAGGCTCCCAGAATGGCATAGAACTTGCCCTTCTCAAACTCATAGTTGACGTTGTCCAGGACTTTTGCCCCCGCCCCTTTGTAGGTGTAATCGATTTGATCCAACTGTAAAATGCTCATTTTTTCTCCTTAACTCAGCTTGGAAAGAATAGTTTTCGGGGTTTGACGCATGATGGGAAACAGCGCCATCCCCAGCGCGATGATGATGACCAGGAAACCAAGGCCCAGGGACATCGCATTCCCCGCGATTCCGCTGGCGGGCGCTAACGCCGCTAACGTCTCATTTCCGGCTTTGGCCAGCACCAGCTGACCCAAACTGTTTGACAACAGCCGTCCCAGGATGACTGCCAACACGGCGCCGATGGCTCCGAACAGGACCGCCTCCAGGAGGAACTGCAACCCGACTTCCAGTTTCGTCTTGCCCAGGGACAGCAGGATGCCAATCTCGGGCAGTCGCGAACGCACCCAGAACGTCGCCACCAGAGCCAAAACCAGGGCTCCCGCCAGGCAGAATCCCCACAGCAGCATTCCCAGCATCTGGTCGACCCCGGAAATGGCTTGGAGTACATCGGCGAACTGCGCCGAGTTATTTTCCAGGCTCAGCTTTGGGGCCGTGGCCTGGGCCGCTTTCAGGACCTGGGGCAACTGGTCAGCCCGTTCGGTAAAGTAACGTGCCGTGCTGACCTGACCGCCGAGCTTTTGCAGGGCATCAAGGTTCGTAAACACCTGGTTTTCGGAGTTTCCCGAAGGCATCCCGGTGCGGTTTTCGGCTTTCCCGGAATAAATCCCCCCAATCTTTAGCCGCACCACGGTGTTTTCGTGGCGCAGTTCCAGGGTGTCTCCCAGGTGTAGAGAATTTTTCTGGGCAAAGTCGCGGTGAATCATTGCCTCGACACCAGGTTTACCGATGTGAGAGCCCTGTTCCAGGGTATAGATTTTCCCCAAGAACTCCGGGTTCAGCGACGAATCGCTGGTGCCTTTGATTCCCATCAAATCCCCACCGAACTCGGGATCCAACTGAATCCCACCGGCGGCGCTGACCAGTGTCGCGTTCTCCGGTTTCGCCCACGCTTCACCTTCATAGGCGTGACGTTTCACCCCCGGCAGTTCCGCGAGTTGTTTGCGGGTCTGGTCCGGGAGCGGACCGGTTTGGCTGGTAGCGGTGAATCCCGCCAAAACGTTGGAACTGATGGCATCACGCACACTCAACATGGTGGATTTCACCCCGGATTGAGCCACAAGGGCGGTAAACACCAAGGTGATAATCGCCACCATCAGCAGGCTGCGCCGCGGCCGACGGACGACCGAACGCCAAGATCGTGACCACACCCCGTTCATTTGTTATCCACCAACAGGGCACGCGGGCTCTTGCGCAGCATCGGCAGGGACGCAATGACCACGACAATCGCAATCAGCACCAGCACCATAACCGCAACCTGAGTAGCGGAGGCCAGGCTCAGGTCAACAGTGAGTTTCTCTAGCGTCTTCATGGACGCCGAAGATTCCATATCTGCCCCGAACTGGCCAGCCTTCGCCATTTCTTGGGCGGCTTGGTGATTGACCGAGGACAGCACGGAGGTACCCATGCCCTGCGCCAGCATTCCCGCCCCAAAGTAAGACAGGACGAAAGCAGGAATGGCAATAAAGATTAGCTCCAGGGCGTACTGTGCCATAATGCTCGCTTTCGTCACCCCCATCGACAGCAGGGTTCCCGTCTCTTTCTTGCGTTCGTTGAGCCACAGGCACAGCACCAGCGCCAAAATGGCCCCGGCCAGCACAAAGGTAGCGACTGTAGTGGTGCGCATGACGCTGCGGATCCCGTCAATCGCACCGGTGATACCAGCGAGATATTGGGTGGAACGGGTCAGCTGGTAGCTGCGCCAGTCGATGTCTTTGGTGGAGGCGGCTTTCACCACGTCGTCAAAGTTGGCGCCCTTTTTCACGAAGAAGTTCGCGTCTTGATAGATTTCGGTCGCGGGCGTGACGTTGTACAGAGTCCGGGTGGTGTCCAGGTCGGTGAACACGGTGTTAGAGAACAGCTCGTTACGTGATACCGCCCGGTCCGCGTTCGATCCGGACACAAGTCCGACGATTTCGGTGGTGACTTCATTAGTCGAATGGTTTTGGTTATCGGCGTCATAAGGGTTGCCCTTGAGTTTCAGTTTGCTGCCGATAGTCAGGTGATTGGCTTTCGCCAAGTCCTCGTTGATGATGGATTTGTTTTTGTCCTGGGCGTTCAGGTGGCGGCCCGCCACCAGCTTTAACGCCCCGGAGCGGAAGTTATTGTCCATCTTGGTGTCGTTGACTCCCCACACGTTCACGGCGTTGCCGAACTGGGCTTCTTTCGTTTCGTCATAGTCTTGACGGTCGAGTTTTTGGGCTTTGGCGTCCACCAGGTCAGCGGTGACGTTCTGGCGGGCGACGTAGTTTTCCACCCCGTCCATCCCGGCGATTTTTTTGATATCCGCGGGCTTCACGTTCCCGGCACCTCGCGGGGTGCCGGTGTTGAACTGGGTATTGTTCCCCAACACGAAGCCCTGCCCGGTTTTCGCATCGATTTCCGCCGCAGTGGCGTCAGTAGCGCGGGACACCGCGTTAGCGGACATCAGCACCGTAGACATCGCCAGGAAAATAGCGAAAATGATGATGGTTTTGATTCGTTTCCGGGCGACGTAACGCCAGGATCTTCCTACGAATGACAATAGATTCCCTCCTGTCGAAATGTTTTAGCGTAAGCATAGTGATTTCATTTGCTTAGTAAGCATAAGCAAATGCGGCTCCGCACCGGCCCCCGGAACCTCATACCTGGGTAGTAACCTGCAAATCCGTCCTCAGACCGGGGAACCAGGCAAATCTCGAAATGGGGAGGAGAGCCCACCACAAAGAACTTCAGGCTACCGGAGCAAAACCGGACCGTAGCAAAATCACTCTAAAAATGGGGAATTCCGCGGAAGCCCGCGGAATTCCCTCAGGAGACTGCTAGCTCAAGCGAGCCTGCAGGTTCTCATCCAACGCATTCATGAAGTCGTCGCTGGTCAGCCACGGGGTGTCCCCGCCGACCAACAGCGCCAGATCCTTGGTCATCTGACCACCCTCGACAGTCTTCACAATGACATCCTCGAGCGTCTCGGCGAACTCAATGACCGCCGGAGTGTTATCGAGCTTGCCGCGATGCGCCAGCCCGCGCGTCCAGGCATAGATAGAGGCAATCGGGTTGGTGGAAGTCTTTTCCCCGCGCTGCCAAGCCCGGTAGTGGCGCGTCACCGTGCCGTGAGCCGCCTCGGCCTCAACCGTGCGCCCATCCGGGGTCATCAGCACGGATGTCATCAACCCCAGCGAGCCAAAGCCCTGCGCCACCGTGTCAGACTGCACGTCACCGTCATAGTTCTTGCAAGCCCACAGATAGCCGCCCTCCCACTTGAGAGAACTGGCGACCATGTCGTCAATCAACCGATGCTCATAGAGCAAACCGACCGCCTCAAACTTGGCCTTGAATTCGGATTCGTAGACCTCGGCGAAAATGTCTTTGAACTGGCCGTCATACGCTTTGAGAATCGTGTTCTTCGTGGACAGGTAAACCGGGTACTTCCGGACCAGAGCGTAGTTAAAGCAGGCGTGGGCGAAATCCCGGATGGAATCGTTAAAGTTGTACATGCCCATGGTGACGCCGCCCGCTTCGGGCATGTGAATAACCTCGTGCTCAATCGGGGCGGAACCATCATCAGGCACCCAGCTCAACATCACCTTACCGGCACCGGGAACCTTAAAGTCAGTCGCCTTGTACTGGTCGCCGAACGCGTGACGCGCCACCACAATCGGCTTGTCCCAGCCCTTCACCAATCGGGGGACGTTTTGCATGATGATGGGTTCGCGGAAAATGACCCCGCCCAGAATATTGCGGATAGTGCCGTTGGGGGACTTCCACATTTTCTTTAGTCCGAATTCCTCCACGCGGGCCTCATCAGGGGTGATGGTCGCGCACTTCACGCCCACACCGTACTTCTTAATGGCATTGGCGGAATCGACAGTGACCTGATCCTCAGTCTTGTCGCGATTTTCGATACCCAGGTCGTAGTACTTCAGGTCCACATCCAGGTAAGGCAAAATGAGTTTTTCGCGAATCTGTTGCCAAATAATGCGGGTCATCTCATCGCCATCGAGTTCGACAACCGGATTTTCCACTTTGATCTTCGCCATTTTTACTCCTTGTAGAGGTCAATTTTCCGGGCTTATCGCCACCACCGAAATTTTACTCGATATCGAGATAAATTTCCAGGAAAGTTTCCCCCGGAGTTGCGATTGGTTTCCCGCGAAGACCCAGCGGCCTTACTTCACCAGCTTGTCAGCGTAAAGTTCCTCAATTTCGGCAGCAAACGCCGCGGCGGCTTCCTTGCGCTTCACCTTCATAGACGGGGTCAGCAGACCGTTCTCAACAGTAAAGGCGGTCGGCAAAACCTTGAACTTACGGATGGATTCGGCGCGGGACACGCGGGCGTTGACTCGCTCCACGGCTCGAGAAATCGCCTGGAGAACCTGGGGGTCTTTGGAGGCAGTCAGCGCGTCCATCGTAGGCATACCGTGGTTCTTTAGCCAGGTCGGCAACATATCCGCATCCAGGGTAATCAGGGCGGACACGAAAGGCATCCCCTCGCCTACCACCAACACTTCGTTAATCAGGGCATACTGACGCAGCGGATCCTCCAGCACGGAAGGAGCCACGTTCTTGCCCCCGGCAGTGACGATAATGTCCTTGGCGCGCCCGGTAATTCTGACGAAACCGTCCTGGTCAATAGTCGCCAAATCGCCGGTCTTAAACCAGCCATTTTCAAAAGCGGCCTCAGTTTGTTCCGGATTATTGTGGTAGCGGTGGAAGATGGCCGGGCTCTTTGCCAGCAGCTCGCCGGTGGGGGAAATCTTAAGGTCAGTAGATGCCACGGCGGGACCGACCGTGCCGATACGGTAATTCTTAATGTTGTTGAAACACAGCGGCGCACAGGTTTCGGTCAATCCGTAGCCTTCTAGTACCGGCATCCCAATGCCGCGGAAAAAGTGCCCGAGTTCTTCGCTCAACGGTGCCCCGCCGCAGATCACAAACTTTAGATTCGGTCCAAACAGCGACAAAATCCGGCGATAAACCAACTGGGAATACACCAAACGTTTCGTCCGCAGCCGCCGGCTGGGACCTTCCGCGGTATCCAAAGCACGTGAATACGCTTCGGCGACCTTTACCGACCGAGAGAACAAGATCCGCGAAATCCGGTGCGCTCGGGCTTGAACCTGAGCCGTGTTGTAAATCTTTTCCAATACCCGCGGCACCACCATCACATAGGACGGGGCGAATTCCTGCAGGTCAGTAATGAGGTTGCGGATATTGGGAGCATGACCCAGGGTGCCCGCCCCCCACACTTGAATCAACTGCAGGTATTGAGCCAAAACGTGAGCCAGAGGCAGGAACACCAGCAGCCGAGAGGACGGATACCCCGCGATTTCTGGCATCCACTTCATGCCGTTGGCCAGCAGTTCCATCCAGTTCCCGTGCGTGATTTCCACGCCTTTGGGCTTTCCGGCGGTACCGGACGTATACACAATCGTGGCCAAATCGTCGATGGTCACCGCATGAGAACGCTCATCAACCTGGAAATCAGGAACGTCCATACCGGCCTTTTTGATTCTGACTACCGCGGAATCCTCCAGGCACAACACGTGTTTCAGGCTGCGGCCGCAATCCTGTTTCGAGCTGACCAGCTCACGCATCGCGTTCGTTTCGCACACCACCAGAGAGGGGTCGGAATCCTCCAGAATCCACGCGATTTGTTCTGCAGAATCCGTCTCATAAATGGGAACCAGCACCAGTCCCGCGCAGAATCCCGCGTATTCCAGCAGCATCCAGTCATATGAGGTGTGACCCATGATGCAGAAGCAATCCCCGGGCTGCAAGCCCATCCCAATCAAGCCACGCGCCACCGAGTGAACGTCCTCGTTGAACTCCACAGCCGTCATTGACCGCCACCCGCCGAGCTCGGTCTTGCGGTCTAACAGTTTCGCGTTGGGCAGGCGACGCACCCGATCCTCTAGAGTCCAAGGTAAAGTTTGGTGCGTCTCGGCAGTAAACAACCGCGGGCAATGCCAAAACCGCTCGCCGTCCACTTCCACCCATCCGGGCTTGTCCATTGGATTTTGTGCCCGCGTGGTAATCTCATCTCGATTGTTTCGTCTCTCATCAGCCATAGGGTTAGCTTACCAACTTTCTAAATTTTCCCGCTATCGAGTTATCGCAGTTCATTCCGGCAA
This region includes:
- a CDS encoding NADP-dependent isocitrate dehydrogenase, coding for MAKIKVENPVVELDGDEMTRIIWQQIREKLILPYLDVDLKYYDLGIENRDKTEDQVTVDSANAIKKYGVGVKCATITPDEARVEEFGLKKMWKSPNGTIRNILGGVIFREPIIMQNVPRLVKGWDKPIVVARHAFGDQYKATDFKVPGAGKVMLSWVPDDGSAPIEHEVIHMPEAGGVTMGMYNFNDSIRDFAHACFNYALVRKYPVYLSTKNTILKAYDGQFKDIFAEVYESEFKAKFEAVGLLYEHRLIDDMVASSLKWEGGYLWACKNYDGDVQSDTVAQGFGSLGLMTSVLMTPDGRTVEAEAAHGTVTRHYRAWQRGEKTSTNPIASIYAWTRGLAHRGKLDNTPAVIEFAETLEDVIVKTVEGGQMTKDLALLVGGDTPWLTSDDFMNALDENLQARLS
- a CDS encoding sodium-dependent transporter; the protein is MVDVSVVPEQRASWSGKLGFVLAAAGSAVGLGTIWRFPYLAAHYGGGTFIFVFFIFMLTLGVSLLILEISLGRKTGESIIAAFASFGKKYRFIGVFIAAVPFVIASFYGVVGGWVTHYMFAYAAGMTKELADGGESFGAFISDGPQSVAFMLLFGAISFIIVALGVNGGVERANLIMMPALILVSLLIGIFTLTQPGALEGLKYFVVPDFSKFSLELLIAALGQTFFGLSLAAATMVTYGSYMKKDVSITSSAFQTTTTTLGISLLAGLMIIPATFATLGSADEVAKNSGPSLMFLVIPKVFEKFGGIATVIGFVFFLLVMFAALTSMISLVEACVSILQDTLEWKRRKALLVTVIVLSATGIIVTLGYSSLSFIQPLGAGSTILDFLDFLTSSVMMPLGGLLMCLFFGWIRKPEVLIDEVRVSGDFKHSRLWSVMIKYIAPILLVAIFITSVLKTFGVISF
- a CDS encoding ABC transporter permease, whose amino-acid sequence is MSFVGRSWRYVARKRIKTIIIFAIFLAMSTVLMSANAVSRATDATAAEIDAKTGQGFVLGNNTQFNTGTPRGAGNVKPADIKKIAGMDGVENYVARQNVTADLVDAKAQKLDRQDYDETKEAQFGNAVNVWGVNDTKMDNNFRSGALKLVAGRHLNAQDKNKSIINEDLAKANHLTIGSKLKLKGNPYDADNQNHSTNEVTTEIVGLVSGSNADRAVSRNELFSNTVFTDLDTTRTLYNVTPATEIYQDANFFVKKGANFDDVVKAASTKDIDWRSYQLTRSTQYLAGITGAIDGIRSVMRTTTVATFVLAGAILALVLCLWLNERKKETGTLLSMGVTKASIMAQYALELIFIAIPAFVLSYFGAGMLAQGMGTSVLSSVNHQAAQEMAKAGQFGADMESSASMKTLEKLTVDLSLASATQVAVMVLVLIAIVVVIASLPMLRKSPRALLVDNK
- a CDS encoding AMP-dependent synthetase/ligase, whose amino-acid sequence is MADERRNNRDEITTRAQNPMDKPGWVEVDGERFWHCPRLFTAETHQTLPWTLEDRVRRLPNAKLLDRKTELGGWRSMTAVEFNEDVHSVARGLIGMGLQPGDCFCIMGHTSYDWMLLEYAGFCAGLVLVPIYETDSAEQIAWILEDSDPSLVVCETNAMRELVSSKQDCGRSLKHVLCLEDSAVVRIKKAGMDVPDFQVDERSHAVTIDDLATIVYTSGTAGKPKGVEITHGNWMELLANGMKWMPEIAGYPSSRLLVFLPLAHVLAQYLQLIQVWGAGTLGHAPNIRNLITDLQEFAPSYVMVVPRVLEKIYNTAQVQARAHRISRILFSRSVKVAEAYSRALDTAEGPSRRLRTKRLVYSQLVYRRILSLFGPNLKFVICGGAPLSEELGHFFRGIGMPVLEGYGLTETCAPLCFNNIKNYRIGTVGPAVASTDLKISPTGELLAKSPAIFHRYHNNPEQTEAAFENGWFKTGDLATIDQDGFVRITGRAKDIIVTAGGKNVAPSVLEDPLRQYALINEVLVVGEGMPFVSALITLDADMLPTWLKNHGMPTMDALTASKDPQVLQAISRAVERVNARVSRAESIRKFKVLPTAFTVENGLLTPSMKVKRKEAAAAFAAEIEELYADKLVK
- a CDS encoding ABC transporter ATP-binding protein — encoded protein: MSILQLDQIDYTYKGAGAKVLDNVNYEFEKGKFYAILGASGAGKSTMLSLLAGLDAPTAGTVRFDGEDIANKGYSYHRKHQISLVFQNYNLIDYLTPLENLRLVNSKASTDMLEKLGLDAKEAKRNVLLLSGGQQQRVAIGRALVSQAPVILADEPTGNLDETTAAGVTEILQKAAHEEGKCVIVVTHSKELARNADVTLRLQRRKLVEL
- a CDS encoding FtsX-like permease family protein, which produces MNGVWSRSWRSVVRRPRRSLLMVAIITLVFTALVAQSGVKSTMLSVRDAISSNVLAGFTATSQTGPLPDQTRKQLAELPGVKRHAYEGEAWAKPENATLVSAAGGIQLDPEFGGDLMGIKGTSDSSLNPEFLGKIYTLEQGSHIGKPGVEAMIHRDFAQKNSLHLGDTLELRHENTVVRLKIGGIYSGKAENRTGMPSGNSENQVFTNLDALQKLGGQVSTARYFTERADQLPQVLKAAQATAPKLSLENNSAQFADVLQAISGVDQMLGMLLWGFCLAGALVLALVATFWVRSRLPEIGILLSLGKTKLEVGLQFLLEAVLFGAIGAVLAVILGRLLSNSLGQLVLAKAGNETLAALAPASGIAGNAMSLGLGFLVIIIALGMALFPIMRQTPKTILSKLS